The following coding sequences lie in one Streptomyces venezuelae genomic window:
- a CDS encoding RtcB family protein: protein MSYVEVPGAKVPIRMWTDPATVEDSAMRQLQNVATLPWIKGLAVMPDVHYGKGATVGSVIAMRGAVCPAAVGVDIGCGMSAVKTSLTANDLPGDLSRLRSKIEQAIPVGRGMHEDPVGPGRFHGMATAGWDDFWGRFEGVAEAVKFRNERALKQMGTLGSGNHMIEFCLDAEGAVWLMLHSGSRNIGKELAEHHIGVAQKLSHNQGLVDRDLAVFVSDTPQMAAYRNDLFWAQEYAKHNRAIMMALFKDVVRKEFKKAKPTFEREISCHHNYVAEERYDGVDLLVTRKGAIRAGSGDYGIIPGSMGTSSYIVKGLGNEKAFNSASHGAGRRMSRGAAKRRFTVKDLEEQTRGVECRKDSGVLDEIPAAYKPIEQVMEHQRDLVEVVAKLKQVVCVKG, encoded by the coding sequence ATGTCGTATGTAGAGGTTCCCGGGGCGAAGGTCCCGATACGGATGTGGACGGATCCGGCCACGGTCGAGGACTCGGCGATGCGCCAGCTCCAGAACGTGGCGACGCTGCCGTGGATCAAGGGCCTGGCGGTCATGCCGGACGTCCACTACGGCAAGGGCGCGACGGTCGGCTCGGTGATCGCCATGCGCGGCGCGGTCTGCCCGGCGGCGGTCGGCGTCGACATCGGCTGCGGCATGTCGGCGGTCAAGACGTCCCTGACCGCGAACGACCTTCCGGGTGACCTGTCCCGCCTGCGCTCGAAGATCGAGCAGGCGATTCCGGTGGGGCGGGGCATGCACGAGGACCCCGTCGGGCCGGGGCGCTTCCATGGGATGGCCACGGCTGGGTGGGATGACTTCTGGGGGCGGTTCGAGGGGGTCGCCGAAGCGGTCAAATTCCGTAACGAACGTGCCTTGAAGCAGATGGGAACGCTCGGATCGGGCAATCACATGATCGAGTTCTGTCTCGATGCGGAAGGTGCGGTGTGGCTGATGCTGCACTCCGGCTCCCGCAACATCGGCAAGGAACTCGCCGAGCATCACATCGGCGTCGCCCAGAAGCTCTCGCACAACCAGGGGCTGGTCGACCGTGACCTCGCGGTCTTCGTCTCGGACACGCCCCAGATGGCGGCATACCGGAACGACCTCTTCTGGGCTCAGGAGTACGCGAAGCACAACCGCGCGATCATGATGGCGCTGTTCAAGGACGTGGTCCGCAAGGAGTTCAAGAAGGCCAAGCCCACGTTCGAGCGGGAAATCTCCTGCCACCACAACTACGTGGCGGAGGAGCGGTACGACGGCGTCGATTTGCTGGTCACCCGCAAGGGGGCCATCCGCGCTGGGTCCGGCGATTACGGGATCATTCCCGGGTCCATGGGCACCAGTTCGTACATCGTCAAGGGCCTCGGCAACGAGAAGGCCTTCAACTCGGCCTCTCACGGCGCGGGGCGGCGTATGAGCCGTGGCGCGGCGAAGCGGCGCTTCACGGTCAAGGACCTGGAGGAGCAGACGAGGGGTGTCGAGTGCCGTAAGGACTCGGGAGTGCTGGACGAGATCCCGGCGGCCTACAAGCCGATCGAGCAGGTGATGGAGCACCAGCGCGACCTCGTGGAGGTCGTGGCGAAGCTGAAGCAGGTCGTCTGCGTGAAGGGCTGA
- a CDS encoding SDR family NAD(P)-dependent oxidoreductase, with protein sequence MTAAAAATRIAIVTGASSGIGAATARGLAAAGYRVVLTARRKDRIEALAAELTDAGHDAVAYALDVTDRAAVDEFATAFRRIAVLVNNAGGALGADPVASSDPADWRQMYETNVIGTLNVTQALLPALTASGDGTVVVLSSTAGHGTYEGGGGYVAAKHAEHVLAETLRLEIVGTPVRVIEVAPGMVKTDEFALTRFGGDADKAAKVYAGVAEPLTADDVADTITWAVTRPPHVNIDLLVVRPRAQASNSKVHRES encoded by the coding sequence ATGACCGCCGCCGCCGCAGCCACCCGCATCGCGATCGTCACCGGCGCGAGCAGCGGTATCGGCGCCGCCACCGCCCGCGGCCTCGCCGCCGCGGGTTACCGCGTCGTCCTCACCGCGCGCCGCAAGGACCGCATCGAGGCGCTCGCCGCCGAGCTGACCGACGCCGGTCACGACGCGGTCGCGTACGCGCTCGACGTCACCGACCGCGCGGCCGTCGACGAGTTCGCCACCGCGTTCCGCAGGATCGCGGTCCTGGTGAACAACGCGGGCGGCGCGCTGGGCGCGGACCCCGTGGCGAGCAGCGACCCGGCGGACTGGCGCCAGATGTACGAGACGAACGTCATCGGCACGCTCAACGTCACCCAGGCCCTCCTCCCCGCCCTCACCGCGAGCGGCGACGGCACGGTGGTCGTCCTCTCGTCGACCGCGGGGCACGGCACGTACGAGGGGGGCGGCGGCTACGTGGCCGCGAAGCACGCCGAGCACGTACTCGCCGAGACCCTCCGCCTGGAAATCGTCGGCACGCCGGTCCGCGTCATCGAGGTCGCCCCCGGCATGGTCAAGACGGACGAGTTCGCCCTGACCCGCTTCGGCGGCGACGCCGACAAGGCCGCGAAGGTCTACGCGGGCGTCGCCGAGCCGCTCACCGCGGACGACGTGGCCGACACGATCACGTGGGCGGTCACACGGCCCCCGCACGTCAACATCGACCTCCTGGTGGTCCGCCCCCGCGCCCAGGCTTCCAACAGCAAGGTCCACAGGGAGTCCTGA
- a CDS encoding YnfA family protein — protein MLIARSAALFVLAALFEIGGAWLVWQGVREHKGWAWIGAGVLALGIYGFVATLQPDAEFGRILAAYGGIFVAGSIAWGMAADGYRPDRWDIAGALICLAGMAVIMYAPRGR, from the coding sequence ATGCTCATCGCACGCTCCGCCGCACTCTTCGTCCTGGCCGCGCTCTTCGAGATCGGCGGCGCCTGGCTCGTCTGGCAGGGCGTACGGGAGCACAAGGGCTGGGCGTGGATCGGCGCGGGCGTGCTCGCGCTCGGCATCTACGGCTTCGTGGCCACGCTGCAGCCCGACGCCGAGTTCGGCCGCATCCTCGCCGCGTACGGCGGAATCTTCGTCGCGGGCTCGATCGCCTGGGGCATGGCCGCGGACGGCTACCGGCCCGACCGGTGGGACATCGCGGGGGCACTGATCTGCCTCGCGGGTATGGCCGTAATCATGTACGCGCCGAGGGGCCGCTGA
- a CDS encoding GNAT family N-acetyltransferase yields the protein MKRSPARDLRLAPWSEEDGLTLLHRLNTPEMTSHLGGPETDEKVADRHRRYLALGDGKGQMFRITLDGRTAGSIGYWETTWQGEQVWETGWGVLPEFQGVGVAADAARLVIEAARMAGRHAHLHAFPATDHGASNAVCRKAGFTLRGESTVEYPKGNWHACNDWRVTLSADR from the coding sequence ATGAAGCGATCACCGGCACGAGACCTGCGGCTCGCCCCCTGGTCCGAGGAGGACGGCCTGACACTCCTCCACCGTCTCAACACCCCCGAGATGACGTCACACCTGGGCGGCCCCGAGACGGACGAGAAGGTCGCGGACCGCCACCGTCGCTACCTCGCGCTCGGCGACGGCAAGGGCCAGATGTTCCGCATCACGCTGGACGGACGCACCGCGGGCTCCATCGGGTACTGGGAGACGACCTGGCAGGGCGAGCAGGTCTGGGAGACGGGGTGGGGCGTCCTGCCCGAGTTCCAGGGCGTGGGCGTCGCGGCGGATGCGGCGCGGCTCGTCATCGAGGCGGCGAGGATGGCGGGCCGCCACGCGCACCTGCACGCGTTCCCGGCGACGGACCACGGCGCGTCGAACGCGGTGTGCCGCAAGGCGGGCTTCACGCTGCGGGGCGAGTCGACGGTCGAGTACCCGAAGGGGAACTGGCACGCGTGCAACGACTGGCGGGTGACGCTGAGCGCGGACCGCTGA
- a CDS encoding helix-turn-helix domain-containing protein, giving the protein MPDAPAAGDGPRRDTRGIVDASGLFSRVRFRRHAAAEALRPYVEHYWLIDWDLPEPYATHVVPHPSVNVVFQRYAAEAVGTADGETAFGEVAGIGPGLFTQKLEGRGRVCGVQFRPGAFRPFAPDLPLSDLTGHRLPLDEVFPHTVEQAAGAVTKVLSPADEHARVAALDTFLLNLAPARDPQADLATRLVDRIRGDRSIRRVDAFARAEGMSVRALQRLFSAYVGVGPKWIILRYRIHEALERAESERDVDWADLAATLGYADQAHLVRDFTATVGVPPTAYGPLSDPPPTVGT; this is encoded by the coding sequence ATGCCAGACGCGCCCGCAGCCGGTGACGGCCCCCGCCGCGACACGCGAGGGATCGTGGACGCGTCCGGTCTCTTCTCCAGGGTCCGCTTCCGACGCCATGCCGCCGCCGAGGCGCTCCGCCCCTACGTGGAGCACTACTGGCTGATCGACTGGGACCTGCCCGAGCCCTACGCCACGCACGTCGTCCCGCACCCGTCGGTGAACGTCGTCTTCCAGCGGTACGCGGCCGAAGCCGTCGGCACCGCGGACGGCGAGACCGCCTTCGGCGAGGTCGCCGGCATCGGCCCGGGCCTCTTCACGCAGAAGTTGGAGGGGCGCGGGCGGGTGTGCGGGGTGCAGTTCCGCCCCGGCGCGTTCCGCCCGTTCGCACCGGACCTCCCCCTGTCGGACCTGACGGGCCACAGGCTCCCCCTGGACGAGGTGTTCCCGCACACGGTTGAGCAGGCTGCGGGAGCCGTGACGAAGGTCCTCTCCCCCGCCGATGAGCACGCGCGCGTGGCGGCACTCGACACGTTCCTGCTGAACCTCGCCCCCGCGCGGGACCCGCAGGCGGACCTGGCCACGCGCCTCGTCGACCGCATCCGAGGCGACCGCTCGATCCGGCGCGTGGACGCGTTCGCGCGCGCGGAGGGCATGTCGGTGCGGGCCCTGCAACGCCTGTTCTCCGCGTACGTCGGCGTCGGACCGAAATGGATCATCCTGCGGTACCGCATCCACGAGGCCCTGGAGCGGGCCGAGTCGGAGCGGGACGTGGACTGGGCGGACCTGGCGGCCACGCTCGGGTACGCCGACCAGGCGCACCTCGTACGGGACTTCACGGCGACGGTGGGCGTACCGCCGACGGCGTACGGGCCACTGTCAGACCCCCCGCCTACCGTGGGGACATGA
- a CDS encoding TIGR03086 family metal-binding protein, with the protein MDTSRTPSAPSGLRISELLALAVERAAPVVRALPGDAGRLGAPTPCADYDVRALVNHLFHVVVQFQELAAKRASDFSETPDYLAEHGADWRERLLGEAERLVVAWGEPGADEGTTGAMDMPAETVGCMVLLDLTVHAWDLARATGQEYAQGDPEGDPVVTRLTAAVEAMAPMARKMGVFGEAVPVDEARASAFERLLASTGRDPYWMPGRVRAARE; encoded by the coding sequence ATGGACACTTCACGTACCCCCTCTGCCCCCTCCGGCCTCAGGATCAGCGAGCTGCTGGCCCTGGCCGTCGAGCGCGCGGCCCCCGTCGTGCGCGCCCTCCCCGGCGACGCCGGGCGCCTCGGCGCGCCCACCCCGTGCGCCGACTACGACGTGCGCGCGCTGGTCAATCACCTCTTCCACGTCGTCGTCCAGTTCCAGGAGCTGGCGGCCAAGCGCGCCTCGGACTTCTCCGAGACACCCGACTATCTGGCGGAACACGGCGCCGACTGGCGCGAGCGCCTCCTGGGCGAGGCGGAAAGGCTCGTCGTCGCCTGGGGCGAGCCCGGCGCCGACGAGGGCACCACCGGCGCGATGGACATGCCGGCCGAGACCGTCGGCTGCATGGTGCTGCTCGACCTGACCGTGCACGCGTGGGACCTGGCGCGGGCCACCGGGCAGGAGTACGCGCAGGGGGACCCGGAGGGTGACCCCGTCGTCACACGGCTCACCGCCGCCGTCGAGGCCATGGCGCCCATGGCCCGGAAGATGGGCGTCTTCGGAGAGGCCGTCCCGGTGGACGAGGCCCGTGCCTCCGCCTTCGAGCGGCTCCTCGCGTCGACGGGGCGCGATCCGTACTGGATGCCCGGCCGGGTGCGGGCCGCTCGGGAATAG
- a CDS encoding LLM class flavin-dependent oxidoreductase, with the protein MQFGIFSVGDVTTDPTNGRTPSEAERIKAMVAIALKAEEVGLDVFATGEHHNPPFVPSSPTTMLGYIAARTERLVLSTSTTLITTNDPVKIAEDFAMLQHLADGRVDLMMGRGNTGPVYPWFGKDIRQGINLAVENYALLRRLWDEDVVTWEGKFRTPLQSFTSTPRPLDGVAPFVWHGSIRSPEIAEQAAYYGDGFFHNNIFWPAEHTAKMVELYRSRYAHYGHGTPEQAIVGLGGQVFMRKNSQDAVREFRPYFDNAPVYGHGPSLEEFTAQTPLTVGSPQQVIERTLAFRDTVGDYQRQLFLMDHAGLPLKTVLEQLDILGEEVVPVLREEFAKNRPADVPDAPTHASRTAAAQQATAQEEVSA; encoded by the coding sequence ATGCAGTTCGGGATCTTCAGCGTCGGCGACGTGACCACCGACCCGACCAACGGCCGCACGCCGTCCGAGGCCGAGCGGATCAAGGCCATGGTCGCCATCGCGCTCAAGGCCGAGGAGGTCGGCCTCGACGTCTTCGCGACCGGCGAGCACCACAACCCGCCCTTCGTGCCGTCGTCCCCGACCACGATGCTCGGCTACATCGCCGCGCGGACCGAGCGCCTCGTCCTCTCCACCTCGACCACGCTCATCACCACCAACGACCCGGTGAAGATCGCCGAGGACTTCGCGATGCTCCAGCACCTCGCGGACGGCCGCGTCGACCTGATGATGGGCCGCGGCAACACGGGACCGGTCTACCCGTGGTTCGGCAAGGACATCCGCCAGGGCATCAACCTCGCCGTCGAGAACTACGCCCTCCTGCGCCGCCTCTGGGACGAGGACGTCGTCACCTGGGAGGGCAAGTTCCGTACGCCGCTCCAGTCGTTCACCTCGACGCCCCGGCCGCTCGACGGCGTCGCGCCCTTCGTCTGGCACGGCTCGATCAGGTCCCCGGAGATCGCCGAGCAGGCCGCGTACTACGGAGACGGCTTCTTCCACAACAACATCTTCTGGCCCGCCGAGCACACCGCGAAGATGGTCGAGCTGTACCGCTCGCGGTACGCGCACTACGGGCACGGCACGCCCGAGCAGGCGATCGTCGGCCTCGGCGGCCAGGTGTTCATGCGGAAGAACTCCCAGGACGCGGTCCGCGAGTTCCGCCCCTACTTCGACAACGCGCCCGTCTACGGACACGGCCCCTCGCTGGAGGAGTTCACCGCGCAGACCCCGCTCACCGTGGGCTCCCCGCAGCAGGTCATCGAGCGGACCCTGGCCTTCCGCGACACCGTCGGCGACTACCAGCGGCAGCTGTTCCTGATGGACCACGCCGGACTGCCGCTGAAGACCGTCCTGGAGCAGCTCGACATCCTCGGCGAGGAGGTCGTCCCCGTGCTGCGCGAGGAGTTCGCCAAGAACCGCCCGGCCGACGTCCCGGACGCGCCCACGCACGCGTCGAGGACCGCCGCGGCCCAGCAGGCCACCGCACAGGAAGAGGTCAGCGCATGA
- a CDS encoding FMN reductase, translated as MKLVVVSAGLSVPSSTRLLADRLAAAVGQHADVSVEVVELRDLAVEIAQSLTTGFPGPALDAAVGAVRGADGLIAVTPVFSASYSGLFKSFFDAVSGFDKDALAGTPVLVAATGGTARHSLVLDHALRPLFAYLRAVVVPTGIYAASEDWGAEGLAERLDRAGAELARLMRPTSGGASADMPVVVPFEQQLAALRQR; from the coding sequence ATGAAGCTCGTCGTCGTCTCCGCGGGGCTGAGCGTGCCCTCGTCCACCCGGCTGCTCGCCGACCGGCTCGCCGCGGCCGTCGGACAGCACGCCGACGTCAGCGTCGAAGTGGTCGAACTGCGCGACCTCGCCGTCGAGATCGCGCAGAGCCTGACCACGGGATTCCCCGGGCCCGCCCTGGACGCCGCGGTCGGCGCGGTGCGCGGCGCCGACGGCCTGATCGCCGTCACGCCCGTCTTCTCCGCGTCGTACAGCGGTCTCTTCAAGTCTTTCTTCGATGCGGTCAGCGGGTTCGACAAGGACGCGCTGGCGGGGACGCCGGTCCTCGTCGCCGCGACGGGCGGCACGGCGCGGCACTCCCTCGTCCTGGACCACGCCCTGCGGCCCCTCTTCGCCTACCTGCGGGCCGTCGTCGTACCGACCGGCATCTACGCGGCGTCCGAGGACTGGGGCGCGGAAGGCCTCGCGGAGCGTCTCGACCGGGCGGGCGCGGAGCTCGCGCGGCTGATGCGGCCGACGTCCGGGGGCGCGTCCGCCGACATGCCGGTCGTCGTCCCGTTCGAGCAGCAGCTCGCCGCGCTGCGGCAGCGGTAG